TACGACTCGCGGATAGGCAGCGGCAGGAGAGCCTTCGGCAGCGGCTACCGCCGGGACGATGACTACCGGGGCGGCAGCGACCGCTACGACGACCGCTACGACCGCCGCGATGACCGCATGGACAGGTGGAGTACGCGGGACGATTACGGCCGCGACGACTTCCGCCGCGATGACCGAGGTAGCGGCCGCAGGGGGAGCGCCGGGGGGGTCGCGGGGTCTGGGTTCCCCTCCCCAGAACCCGCTCAGTGCCCGCGGGGTCCCGCCAGGTCCCACCCAGCGGCCGAAGCTGAACCTGAAGCCGCGCAGTGCAcccaaggaggaggaggcagcggtGGCCCCCGCACCGCAGTCCAGCCGGGCGGCCTCCATCTTTGGGGGGGCCAAGCCGGTGGACACGGCCGCCCGCGAGCGCGAGGTGGAGGAGCggctgcagaaggagcaggagaagctgcagcGGCAGCTGGAGGATGACAAGCGGATAGACAGGCGGCCCCGGGAGAGGTGCATGGCGCTGACGGCACGGGCGTGAAGCCCGGGGGGGCGGGCTCCCGGGCTGCCCCGctcaccccaccaccaccccaggCACCCCAGCTGGCGCAGCGAGGAGAACCAGAACCAGGAGCGGTCGCGGACGGGGAGCGAGTCCTCGCAGAGCGGCCCCCCTGGCCCCGCCGCAGGCACCGGCCCTACGGGCAGGAGTAGGTGGTGGGACGGTACGGGCCCTGTGGTGCCGCAGCACGGTGCCGTGACCCCCCTGGATGGCGGTGATGACCCCCCCGGgcctgccccggccccgtgtccccccagCCACGCGGCGGAGGGAGAGTGAGAAGTCCCTGGAGAACGAGCCACTCACCAGGGAGGACGAGGCACCCtcgccccccgcccggccccaggaggagaagcagccccTCAAGGCCATGCCCGCGCCTCCCCCCAAGGAGAACGCCTGGGTGAAGCGCAGCGCCAACCCTCCCGCACGCCCCCCCGGCTCGGATTCGGAGCAGCACTCCCCCCCTAGGTGGGTGAGCCACAGAACACCCCCCGAGCACTGGGGGGGGCTCCTGGGAGTGCCGGGGGTCCCGACTCAGCCCCAGGGGATCATGTTCCCCCCCCCCGAGGTGCTGACAGTCACATTCTGCCCCCCATCAGCAGCCAAACGGCGCCTGGCCTGCCCCTGGAGGATGGTGTGGCCCCGAGGAGCACCCCTAGGAAAGGTGAGGCCAGGGGGGGCAGCACTGCGCCCCCCCAGCGGAGTCCCGGGATCTGTCCCCTCGCCGGGACAGGGCCTGGGTCCCcgcgggggggctgcagccctgtgtATAGCTGGTGGCGAGACCCCGCGGCCCCCTCTGCCCCAGGAGACGAGAGCAAGGCGGACGGCGCCCGGGAGACTGGCCCCAAGGCACGAAGCGGCAGCTCTGGCCGCGGCCCAGGAGATGCTGAGCGGTGCGTGCTGAGTGGTGCTGAGCATGGgggaccccccccagcccggcgcccccccccctGAGCCCAGCATCCCCCGGGTGTTgcaggaaggagagcaggaaggaTCATGATGTGAGACCTGCGCCTGAGCCAAAGAAACTCGACGAGAGTCCAGCCTCCGTAAGGACCCTGCCCACGGGGGGAGGTCGGCCTCCTTGGGGAGGGGGTTCCCTGTTGCTCGGGGAGTCCCggggggggctgagcccccccggTGACAAGGCGcctgccccgctgcctccctgccagcagTTCAGCCACGCCAGCAAGTACGCGGCGCTGTCGGTGGACGGTGAGGATGACGGCGAGGATGAGGAGAGCGCCGAATGAGGGCCTCGCGctgccccccgtgccccccgggGAGCCAAAGCAAacctgtccctgcaggcccaAATAAATCCTGAAAGTCAGCACCTCCG
The window above is part of the Oxyura jamaicensis isolate SHBP4307 breed ruddy duck unplaced genomic scaffold, BPBGC_Ojam_1.0 oxyUn_random_OJ73026, whole genome shotgun sequence genome. Proteins encoded here:
- the EIF4B gene encoding eukaryotic translation initiation factor 4B, with translation GPTYIPKPVSWADETDDLEGDVSTAWHSNEDDVYRAPPIDRSILPTAPRAAREPNIDRSRLPKCPPYTAFLGNLPYDVTEESIKDFFRGLNISAVRLPREPTNPERLKGFGYAEFEDIDSLFQALSLNEESLGNRRIRVDVADQAQDKDRDDRCFGRDRDRFRDSERFESDWRARPATTDSFDDYPPRRGDDSFGDRYRDRYDDRYRDGPRRDMDRGFGGRDRYDDRSRDYDRGYDSRIGSGRRAFGSGYRRDDDYRGGSDRYDDRYDRRDDRMDRWSTRDDYGRDDFRRDDRGPTQRPKLNLKPRSAPKEEEAAVAPAPQSSRAASIFGGAKPVDTAAREREVEERLQKEQEKLQRQLEDDKRIDRRPRERHPSWRSEENQNQERSRTGSESSQSGPPGPAAGTGPTGRTTRRRESEKSLENEPLTREDEAPSPPARPQEEKQPLKAMPAPPPKENAWVKRSANPPARPPGSDSEQHSPPSSQTAPGLPLEDGVAPRSTPRKGDESKADGARETGPKARSGSSGRGPGDAERKESRKDHDVRPAPEPKKLDESPASQFSHASKYAALSVDGEDDGEDEESAE